The Pseudoalteromonas sp. N1230-9 genome segment AGTCACCTGCCAGTTTTTGCCACGCTTTATAAACCCCACTCATATCAGCACCACGCATAAAACGCTGTAACCAACGCGGAAAGCGTGAAAAACGAATCGCCGACTGAAAATCAATAATATAAGGCTTACCCTCTTTTGAACAAATCACATTACCCAGATTACGTAAATCAAGGTGTACCACGCCACGACGGTGCATTTTCGCTACCATACGTTCGAAGTCTTTGAAAAAACGAGCTGGCAAATGTGCTTGCTGTTGGGCAAGCTGCTTAAGTGGTGTGCCCTCAATAAAGTCATAAGCAATAGCAATTGGCGATAAACGGCAAAAATTATCTACTACTCCGTCTACATCTTGCAGGCGTGCGAGTCCCTTGTACTCTTGATTAATAAAAAGCGGCGCAATGGTTTTTCTTACCCACCAAGGACTATGCTGAAAGTCTTTGATAATGAAATCAAACTGCGAGTCTTTGTAACGATAAACTATGGCATTAGCGAACCGACCGGTATGAACAATAGACAAGCTTTCATGGCTAAATTGATGAGTAGGGAATTGAGCCTGAAGCTGCGCGAGCAAAGATGATTCGAACATAGCAACCTGTCACTTGTTAAAATTAAATGCCTAGGCAACTATATTATCAAAATGCGTCAGCGGCGACAATGTACCGCTTAGAGAAATTTATGCTTTTAAATTATGAATTGCTCTAAACAACAAGCTAGCAAGTTGATTTTGCTCTAGTTCAGAGAAGCCAGCGAGCGCTTTTCGATATATCTCATTAACTGCGGGTAAAATTTCAGGGTAAAGCTGTTGGCCTTTCTCTGTAAGACATAAAAGAGTTGAACGCCTATCTTCAACTGACTGTTTTTTAGCGACCAACCCTTTATCTTCTAGGCGAGTGATTAAACGACTCATGGCCCCACGGTCGTACACCATGTGCTCACATAGCTCAGCTAAAGTGTTTACTTTACCTCGTGCAAGTAATACCACCACAATATATTGAGCTGATGTTAGCTCTTTATCTTCAAGAGCGTTATCAAGATGCGTAACTAAGTTGGAGCGTAAATAAGACACTAAACGCCCTAAGTCTTGGACTGGGTCTAAATCTTCAGCGCGGCACTGTCCAATTGATGCAGATTCTTTCATATTTCCTCAACAAAGATTAATAGCTATTCATTGACAGTTAATACCTAAAATAATTCAATCTTAGTCATAATTGGTGTAGCGTGAGTCAGGTATTTAAACTTCGGGGGTAGTATGCTTAGTAAACAGCACATTATAAAGTATTTAGGTCTTTTTGTACTCTTGTTACTGTGCTGGTTAGAGCAGTTCCAACATTATATAATGAGTTTTATCGATAGCGCTTTAGTGCAGTCAACCGTGGTGTATGCCTCGTCTCGTACAGTTAACGCCGCTATTTCGTTATTACAATCTGCCGAAGTGGGCATTGGTATTGCGAGTATTCAGCCAGCACAACTACTTGATCCTGTTAATGATCTGGCTGAGTACATGTCAGATGCTATGCGCCTTGCAATAGGTTCACTATTTTTACAGCGAATTTTATACACGATCTCATCTGGTGTGATTTTTAATAGCGTATTTACTATTTCAGTCATTGCTTACCTTTTTTGTGAATGGCGCAATATCTATCCAAATCTCCGCCACAAACTTCTGGCAAGCCTTATTTTAATTCGCTTTCTCGTTCCCGCTATCGTCTTAAGCACAGGACTTATCAGCCAAGTTTTTTTAGATGAACAAATTAACTCACAAAGCCAACTGGTCAGTGAAAAAGTTGATACTGTCAGCGCTAATGCTACACAAACTTCTGCATTATCAGCACAACTCAAAGCTAAAGTTGATAGTCAAAAGCAAGCCGTGTTCGATAAACTCGATGTCTTGAATCAACAACAGATAACAAACCACCAGCAAGCGACTGAGTTAAAACTGCAACTGGCAGAACTGGATTCCCAGATTGACACTATTCAGTCAACACGCAGCCTTTCTGAGCGTTTAACGTTTACTGAACTTGAACAAGCTAAGCCGCTGCTCGCCAAAAAACAGCAAATAACAACTAAGCTACACGCTTTATCCGCTCAACAAGGGACACTTAATCAAGAAAAAGATGCGCTAAACCACCAACTCGTGGAAATAAATGAGCAACTCAACACAAATGATGCGAGTAAAGTGAGTAAAATTATCGACACCGTTACCACAGGGATAGGAAATATGGTTGCAGCCGTTGAAGATCTTTTTATCGACTTTCTTAACCTATTATCATTACTCATTCTCAAGTTATTGTTAATGCCACTCATCTTTTTGTATTTATTCAATAAAGCGTTTAAAGCAATTTGGCATCGCCATTTCATTGATGTATTAATTGAAACAAAAAATCGCGCTATTAATTGATTGTTTTTCGAGCTATGTTGATACTCACAATTATAAAGGAGCTAACAATGAGTAACCAACATAGTCGTCACATTCCTCAAGAAGCATTTGATTGGTACGATGAATACGCCCATGGCTTGATAGACCGCCGTACCTTTATGAAAAAACTAGGCGGCCTAGTTGCACTAGGTTATTCAATGGCTGTTCTCAGTAGTGCCTTGTTGCCAAACTATGCATTAGCTGAACAAGTCTCCTTTAATGATCCTGATATCAAAGCCAGTTATAAAACCTTCAATTCATTCAAAGGTCACGGTGAAGGTAAAGGCTATTTAGTTGAGCCCGCCAACTTATCTGACAAGCATCCTATCGTATTAGTGATCCATGAGAATAGAGGTTTAAACCCTTACATTAAAGATGTTGCACGCCGCCTTGCTAAAGCGGGTTTTATTGCCTTTGCCCCAGATGCATTGCACCCACTTGGCGGTTATCCAGGTAATGACGATGAAGGGCGTGCTATGCAGCGCTCAATGGACAGAGAAAAAATCCAACAAGATTTCGTGGCCGCCGCGAAGTACTTAAAAGAACATCCAAACAGTAATGGCAAACTAGGTGCGGTAGGCTTTTGCTTTGGCGGTTATATGGTTAACTACCTCGCTGCTGTTGAGAGCAAACTCATTAATGCTGGTGTCCCCTATTACGGCACCCCTGCTGTTAAAGAGCTTAGAGAAAACATAAAAGCACCATTACTTGTCCACTTAGCTGAATTCGATAAACGCGTGAATGATACTTGGCCAGAATATGAAAGTGACTTAAAAGCCCACCAAGTACCTTATACTATGCACATGTACGAAAAAGCGAATCATGGTTTTCATAATGACTCCACATCGCGTTACGATGAAAAACAAGCTGAGCTTTCATGGCAACGTACACTTGCATTCTTTAACGAGCAATTGATTTAATCGAGGCAATTTCATACACTCTCGGAAAAATTTGTAGGCTAGTAAAAAGATGGAATCGCAAATCAGTTACCGCTTTGACTCACAGCAAACCGCTAATCGGTTTTTAAACAAGCTTAAACACTGGTCAGTGGCTAAAGTCACCGCAAGTCTCTGCCAAGGTGGTTTCGGTGTAAAAATACGCTACGAAGTCGATAATAGCGGCTTTGACTACACCCTTGCTGAGCTTGATGATTTAGCGATGCAGCATGAAGGCGAAGAAATCTAGTTATCAAGTAGAAAAACGGCTAACCAAGGTTAGCCGTTTCGTTACTAAAGCTTTACTTATAAATCAAAGCTACGCGAGATAGACGCAACAATGCGCTCGTCTGCGGTATCCCAATCAAGGCTGGTATTTTCACCGGCAAGCTCAAAGTCAAAACCAGCAAAGCTTGTTTGATAAGCTATACGATAGTGGTTATATGACTTATCACTGCCATCCCATGTGTACTTATCACCATCAAGTGAATTTGAAATATCAAAGCTTGCACGGATTGCGTGATTTGGTGCAATTTCAAAGGTATGCGCAAGCATAGAAATTACATGCCCTGCGCCAGAACCAAAGTAATCCCAGCTATACCAAAAGTTAAGCTCAGTTTGTCCTAAGCTACTGGCATAACCAAATTTAGTATAAACCTCAGGGTAGTTACCATCGCTTGAATGACCTTCACCATGATATGAATAGTAGGCAATACCATAATCAACGCTCAATGCTTGATTAATCTGCGCGTAGTTACCAAAATACGCATCCCATTCGATATCTGTCCCCTCACCAAAATCCACATTTGAGGCCCACGTCCCCACATACATACCCGAGTCTGCAAACGCATAGTCTAGACTACCTTGAATAGCAGGATCATTTTGCGTTTGGCTCACGCCATTAAAAGTGTAATCTGATGCTAGTGTCACTGTAGTTGATAAATCAGCCATCGCTGATGTCGATAATAATGCCAATGGCAACGCTGTTGCGAGTAGTGTTTGTCTTGTTGTCATGTTGATTTCCCCTTAGCTAACTGTTTCTATTTTTGTGTAATCTAATTTGTTGTCTTTTGGTGAACCCTCGATATTTTTCACCGTTTTTAACTTGCTGTAGCCAATAAACACAGCGCAGCCAAAAAATAACGCAATCACTAACGCACCAACCCATTGGATTTGTAAAAAGTCGAACTTAAACAACAGGGTCAACAATGAAAGCGCCACCACATTTAAGGCAATATAATTAAACTTACCAAAACGTTTCACCGTTAAGTTTAGGTTATCTGTGTATAAACGGATCAAAGAATCAAGTGAGTTGATCACAAATACCACACCGACAAACACCATAGCGATGTTTTTCAGGCCTGCTGTAGCAATACCCGCTTCATGATATTGATATAAAACGCTAAACCAAATTGCGATTGGAATAGATGGGAAAATCAGCATGGCTGCCAGAACTTGGTAAGTCTTTAGGCCACCCACAAAACGCGAGGTAAATTGACCAATCATGATACTCCAAGCAAACCACCAAAATAGATAAAAGGCATGGTAATCATTCAGCGGTAATACAAATTCATCAATATTACCAAAATAACCACCAATCAACGCAAGGTTATCAACAAACGCTGATGTTTGTGCATCTGAGCCAGCAAAGGCACCAAACCACATAAAGGCAATTAAGGCGATAAACAACCAAGTAGTAGAAATACTTAAAAAGCGTACATACTTAATGTCAGTGCTCGAATACACAGCAAAGCAAATTGCTGCAAACACCATTAAGTAAAATGTCGGAATAATTGACTCACCATCACCAAGCGACGGTAAATACCAAGGTAAATTCGACAGCAGTAAAAATGCAGTAAATGCGCATGTACCAATAATAACGATGTTATTAATTAGTTTTACCCAAGCAATTTCGAAGAACTTTACTTTGGGTTCTATTACACAGAAATAAAAGCACGTAAGGAAATAAAATCCCCAGATCAAGAAGCCCCAAAAACCAAACTCAATGGCTAATGGATTGGCAAACGCATACTCTGGGCTTGCTTTTATGTCTGCATAACCTGCAAACTCTGTCAGTGGAAACATAATCAAGCCAACATCTAGGCCCGATGTAAATAAAATTGCAATGAACGTAAACGTTCTAACTGGTGTGACGCCAACACACCTTACCGTACCCCATTTAAATAAAATAACCGCAATTGCTAACAGGGTAAAAATGATGCCAGCACTAAGCCAAAAGGTCATAGTTACCCCCCCAAAATAAGTAATAATACTTCATTGTTTCTCCAGTTTTATTCCTCGCATTAACGCATCACAAACAACTCGTGATGCGCGCCACTGCAAGCCCCACAGCCGAAACTGCGGGTGGCCTTATTAGATCTCCGAACTACGCTGCGTTGATTGCCATTGTTTTTCCATAGCAACATCTGCAGTTGATGCCGATAACACAGGCTTACCTAAAATGTGGTCAGCCGCTTTTTCTGCCACCATAATGGTTGGCGCATTTAAATTACCGTTTGGAACGGTTGGGAAGATAGATGAATCCACAACCCGTAAACCTTCGATACCGTGTACTTGAGTTTGCGAGTTAACCACGGCCATCTCGTCTTCACCCATCTTGCACGAACAGGACGGATGGTAAGCACTCTCAACCGCTTGACGAACAAAAGCATCGATTTGTGCATCGCTTTGAACATCTTTACCTGGTTGAATTTCACCATCGCGATACTCATCAAACGCACTTTGTTCGATAATCTCACGAGTTAGACGTACGCAAGCTCTAAAGCCTTCAATGTCATCTTGATGCTGTAAGTAGTTAAATTGGATCTTTGGTGCGACCTGTGGATCCGCCGACTTAATCGTTACTGCACCACGGCTTTTTGGTTTGTTATGCCCAACATGCACTTGGAAACCATGCCCATCGAAGGCACTTTTACCGTCATAACGAATTGCAGCTGGTAAAAAGTGATACTGAATATCTGGCCATTCAACGCCCGGTTTTGAGCGAATGAATGCACATGATTCAAAGTGATTCGTTGCCCCTAAACCTGAGCGGTTTAATAACCAACGCGCACCTATGAGCCCTTTTGAAACAAGACCTAATTTGCCGTTTAAAGTAATTGGTTGCTTACACTTATATTGGAAGTAAAACTCCAAGTGATCTTGTAAGTTTTGGCCAACACCTGGTAAGTGATGTTTAACCTCAACACCCGCTTCACTCAGGATGTCTTTATCACCAATACCTGATAATTGCAGAATATGCGGTGAGCCAATTGGGCCCGCACTTAAAATAACGTCTTTTGCTGCAAATGCTTGCTGCTTAGAGCCAGATACTGAAAACTCAACACCAACGGCTTTTTTGCCTTCTAACAATACTTTTTCAGCTAAAGCACCAGTGACTAGCGTTAAGTTTTTACGTGACTTAACTGGGTC includes the following:
- a CDS encoding MarR family winged helix-turn-helix transcriptional regulator, translating into MKESASIGQCRAEDLDPVQDLGRLVSYLRSNLVTHLDNALEDKELTSAQYIVVVLLARGKVNTLAELCEHMVYDRGAMSRLITRLEDKGLVAKKQSVEDRRSTLLCLTEKGQQLYPEILPAVNEIYRKALAGFSELEQNQLASLLFRAIHNLKA
- a CDS encoding BCCT family transporter produces the protein MTFWLSAGIIFTLLAIAVILFKWGTVRCVGVTPVRTFTFIAILFTSGLDVGLIMFPLTEFAGYADIKASPEYAFANPLAIEFGFWGFLIWGFYFLTCFYFCVIEPKVKFFEIAWVKLINNIVIIGTCAFTAFLLLSNLPWYLPSLGDGESIIPTFYLMVFAAICFAVYSSTDIKYVRFLSISTTWLFIALIAFMWFGAFAGSDAQTSAFVDNLALIGGYFGNIDEFVLPLNDYHAFYLFWWFAWSIMIGQFTSRFVGGLKTYQVLAAMLIFPSIPIAIWFSVLYQYHEAGIATAGLKNIAMVFVGVVFVINSLDSLIRLYTDNLNLTVKRFGKFNYIALNVVALSLLTLLFKFDFLQIQWVGALVIALFFGCAVFIGYSKLKTVKNIEGSPKDNKLDYTKIETVS
- the betA gene encoding choline dehydrogenase — its product is MSTQNYDYIIVGAGSAGCVLANRLSADPSNKVLLLETGGSDKSIFIKMPTALSIPMNTDKYAWQFHTEPEPYLDNRQMHCPRGKVLGGSSSINGMVYVRGHAKDFDEWQQHGAKGWDYQACLPYFKRAESFYLGGNSYRGENGPLGVNNGNEMANPLYKAFIKAGQQAGYAQTDDYNAAQQEGFGPMHMTVKDGVRSSASREYLDPVKSRKNLTLVTGALAEKVLLEGKKAVGVEFSVSGSKQQAFAAKDVILSAGPIGSPHILQLSGIGDKDILSEAGVEVKHHLPGVGQNLQDHLEFYFQYKCKQPITLNGKLGLVSKGLIGARWLLNRSGLGATNHFESCAFIRSKPGVEWPDIQYHFLPAAIRYDGKSAFDGHGFQVHVGHNKPKSRGAVTIKSADPQVAPKIQFNYLQHQDDIEGFRACVRLTREIIEQSAFDEYRDGEIQPGKDVQSDAQIDAFVRQAVESAYHPSCSCKMGEDEMAVVNSQTQVHGIEGLRVVDSSIFPTVPNGNLNAPTIMVAEKAADHILGKPVLSASTADVAMEKQWQSTQRSSEI
- a CDS encoding dienelactone hydrolase family protein, which translates into the protein MSNQHSRHIPQEAFDWYDEYAHGLIDRRTFMKKLGGLVALGYSMAVLSSALLPNYALAEQVSFNDPDIKASYKTFNSFKGHGEGKGYLVEPANLSDKHPIVLVIHENRGLNPYIKDVARRLAKAGFIAFAPDALHPLGGYPGNDDEGRAMQRSMDREKIQQDFVAAAKYLKEHPNSNGKLGAVGFCFGGYMVNYLAAVESKLINAGVPYYGTPAVKELRENIKAPLLVHLAEFDKRVNDTWPEYESDLKAHQVPYTMHMYEKANHGFHNDSTSRYDEKQAELSWQRTLAFFNEQLI
- a CDS encoding RIO1 family regulatory kinase/ATPase domain-containing protein; the protein is MFESSLLAQLQAQFPTHQFSHESLSIVHTGRFANAIVYRYKDSQFDFIIKDFQHSPWWVRKTIAPLFINQEYKGLARLQDVDGVVDNFCRLSPIAIAYDFIEGTPLKQLAQQQAHLPARFFKDFERMVAKMHRRGVVHLDLRNLGNVICSKEGKPYIIDFQSAIRFSRFPRWLQRFMRGADMSGVYKAWQKLAGDSLPQAKADYLHDFNHVRKRWILKGYPLHRAYVWCGGVVTQILNSEFIRSILERF
- a CDS encoding TorF family putative porin — protein: MTTRQTLLATALPLALLSTSAMADLSTTVTLASDYTFNGVSQTQNDPAIQGSLDYAFADSGMYVGTWASNVDFGEGTDIEWDAYFGNYAQINQALSVDYGIAYYSYHGEGHSSDGNYPEVYTKFGYASSLGQTELNFWYSWDYFGSGAGHVISMLAHTFEIAPNHAIRASFDISNSLDGDKYTWDGSDKSYNHYRIAYQTSFAGFDFELAGENTSLDWDTADERIVASISRSFDL